One Gimesia aquarii DNA segment encodes these proteins:
- a CDS encoding DEAD/DEAH box helicase: protein MTLAELLENQFRADIRFRGAAYIEAERVELTRITADHIFAVVRDGVEYQTQLSRDDGNLKTYCTCDQFQKFNVCKHLWASILAVDDAGYLTGTVKPGYIPPFIIENAPLSFDEGDEDFDFSMPAEFELGSPRSRKSKSGDSQSTAVSAKPRLREWETRLVDLKNEFALAPVLSKTTQQEREIFYEIDVEESLESGQLVVQTSQRQRRANGQWGKLKPLKLKAGQLQEVEHEDDRRILAYLSGGTPERTNWRAQQTETQIAAFRYRVPYELCELILPLMCGTGHVRYLDRQPDDVDSLIWDAENSWEFCMGVERNRKESTWRLQGHLKREEDILKISAARLIVPGGLVLTHDRITPLEDYDAFPWIKMIQLNETIEVEDGEQQELVDRLLDMPVLPRLQLPEELHLEEITCEPLPELLIHSPQKKRWQQDRLYGEIHFNYLDHLVSGASTQWAIVDREEKRCILRNRELESKAWTLLQDSGFRRLLDRRIQGRDVEIAARDLGNAVRELIKEGWAVRADGKQVHQPSAMQFKVQSGIDWFELHADIDFEGQTVLFPELLSALARGDTSIRLDDGSLGILPEEWIEQYGILAGLAVTDEDHLRFAPNQVALLDALLNAQEFVETDEVFDEFREKIRSFSGISIEDEPDGFEGDLRKYQLEGLGWLQFLQDFHFGGCLADDMGLGKTVQLLALLLRRKETREEHLPSLAVVPKSLMFNWLQEAGKFTPSLKVIEYSGGDRSKIIEQLPDHDLVLTTYGTMRRDVTLIKDIQFDYAVLDEAQMIKNSGSQVAKASRLLKAKHRLALSGTPVENHLGDLWSIFEFLNPGMLGRSSVFKTYTSDIEDKNSRVMLGNALRPFILRRTKEQVANELPEKVEQTLYCDMGEEQSRLYDELRQHYRDSILGMVESKGLGKTKIHVLEALLRLRQAACHPALLERGEAMDASAKMDVLIPHLEELIEEGHKALVFSQFTSMLSIVQEHLDQKEIVYEYLDGQTRDRKERVERFQTEKECGIFLISLKAGGLGLNLTAADYVFILDPWWNPAVETQAIDRAHRVGQTKRVFAYKLICRNTVEEKITELQQQKRELADAILEENQSVLKNLSSDDLELLLS, encoded by the coding sequence ATGACGTTAGCAGAACTGCTGGAAAATCAATTTCGCGCAGATATACGTTTTCGAGGAGCAGCATATATCGAAGCAGAACGAGTTGAGTTAACTCGAATTACTGCCGATCATATATTTGCTGTTGTTCGTGATGGTGTCGAATATCAGACGCAATTATCACGTGACGATGGTAATTTGAAAACGTATTGTACTTGCGACCAGTTTCAAAAGTTTAATGTCTGCAAGCATCTTTGGGCATCGATTCTAGCTGTGGATGATGCGGGATATTTGACAGGTACTGTCAAACCAGGATACATACCTCCTTTCATTATCGAAAATGCTCCACTCTCATTTGATGAGGGAGACGAAGATTTCGATTTCTCCATGCCTGCTGAGTTTGAATTGGGGAGCCCTCGTTCCAGAAAGTCCAAATCAGGCGACAGTCAATCAACAGCAGTTTCTGCTAAGCCCCGGTTGCGCGAATGGGAAACCCGCCTGGTCGATCTCAAAAACGAATTTGCGCTGGCACCTGTACTTTCGAAAACAACTCAACAGGAACGCGAAATCTTTTATGAGATTGATGTGGAAGAAAGTCTGGAGTCAGGGCAACTTGTAGTCCAAACTTCACAGCGACAGCGTCGTGCAAATGGTCAATGGGGCAAGCTAAAGCCACTCAAGCTGAAGGCTGGTCAGTTGCAGGAAGTCGAACATGAAGACGACCGTCGGATTCTTGCTTACCTATCCGGAGGAACTCCCGAAAGGACAAATTGGCGGGCTCAGCAAACAGAAACCCAGATTGCAGCATTTCGATACCGGGTTCCCTATGAATTATGTGAATTGATTTTACCTCTCATGTGTGGAACTGGTCATGTTCGATATCTGGACCGTCAGCCTGATGATGTTGATTCTCTGATCTGGGACGCAGAAAATTCCTGGGAATTTTGCATGGGGGTCGAACGGAACCGAAAAGAGTCAACCTGGAGGCTGCAGGGCCACTTAAAACGTGAAGAGGATATTTTAAAGATTTCTGCAGCAAGATTGATTGTTCCAGGTGGTTTGGTATTAACACACGATCGAATTACTCCGTTGGAAGATTACGATGCGTTTCCATGGATCAAAATGATCCAGTTAAACGAGACAATTGAAGTGGAGGATGGAGAACAGCAGGAACTGGTAGATCGCTTATTAGATATGCCCGTTTTACCTCGGTTGCAGTTACCTGAAGAATTACATCTTGAAGAGATTACCTGTGAACCATTGCCAGAGTTATTAATTCATTCTCCGCAAAAAAAACGTTGGCAACAGGACCGCCTTTATGGCGAAATTCACTTTAATTATCTAGACCATTTGGTTTCAGGAGCCAGTACACAGTGGGCCATCGTTGATAGGGAAGAAAAACGATGCATTCTGCGTAATCGAGAATTGGAATCGAAGGCCTGGACTTTATTGCAAGACAGTGGTTTTCGCAGGCTCTTGGATCGTCGTATTCAAGGACGTGATGTCGAAATTGCGGCGCGGGACTTGGGGAATGCGGTTCGTGAATTAATTAAAGAAGGTTGGGCGGTTCGTGCTGATGGTAAGCAGGTTCATCAACCCTCAGCCATGCAATTCAAAGTACAGTCTGGAATCGACTGGTTTGAATTACATGCCGACATTGATTTTGAAGGTCAGACCGTTCTCTTTCCTGAATTACTTTCTGCATTGGCGCGCGGCGATACTTCTATTCGACTTGATGATGGATCACTTGGAATTCTTCCTGAAGAATGGATTGAGCAATATGGGATTCTGGCTGGACTCGCTGTTACCGATGAAGATCACCTCCGTTTTGCACCTAATCAGGTCGCTTTACTGGATGCCCTTCTGAATGCACAAGAGTTTGTAGAAACAGATGAAGTTTTCGATGAGTTCCGGGAAAAGATTCGCTCATTTTCAGGAATTTCGATCGAAGACGAGCCTGATGGATTTGAAGGTGATTTAAGAAAATATCAACTTGAAGGTTTAGGGTGGTTACAGTTTTTACAGGATTTTCATTTTGGTGGCTGCTTGGCTGATGATATGGGCCTGGGAAAAACGGTTCAATTACTTGCATTGCTGCTCAGACGTAAAGAGACTCGCGAAGAACATTTACCATCTTTGGCTGTTGTACCAAAATCTCTGATGTTCAACTGGCTGCAGGAAGCGGGTAAATTTACACCTTCTCTTAAAGTCATTGAATATTCGGGCGGTGATCGTAGTAAAATCATCGAGCAGTTACCCGATCATGATTTAGTATTAACGACTTATGGTACGATGCGTCGAGATGTAACACTCATCAAGGATATTCAATTTGATTATGCTGTCCTTGATGAAGCTCAAATGATTAAAAACTCAGGATCACAAGTCGCGAAAGCATCGCGCCTGCTGAAAGCAAAACATAGGCTTGCATTAAGTGGTACTCCTGTTGAAAATCATTTAGGTGATCTTTGGTCGATCTTTGAGTTTCTCAATCCGGGAATGTTAGGGCGTAGTTCCGTCTTCAAAACCTACACGAGTGATATCGAGGACAAGAATTCGCGAGTCATGTTGGGGAACGCATTACGCCCCTTCATATTACGGCGGACGAAGGAACAAGTTGCCAACGAACTACCTGAGAAGGTTGAACAAACTCTGTATTGTGATATGGGCGAAGAGCAATCTCGGCTTTATGACGAGTTGAGACAACACTATCGTGACTCAATTTTAGGGATGGTCGAATCAAAGGGGCTTGGCAAAACCAAAATACACGTTCTCGAAGCATTACTGCGTTTGAGGCAAGCGGCTTGCCATCCAGCTCTGCTTGAACGTGGTGAAGCTATGGATGCTTCAGCAAAAATGGATGTTTTAATACCACATCTGGAAGAATTGATTGAAGAGGGACATAAGGCCCTTGTGTTTTCTCAATTTACCAGCATGCTTTCCATTGTACAGGAACATTTAGATCAGAAAGAGATCGTTTATGAGTATTTAGACGGTCAAACCCGTGATCGTAAAGAACGAGTTGAGCGATTCCAGACTGAGAAAGAGTGTGGCATTTTTCTGATTAGTTTGAAGGCGGGTGGTCTCGGATTGAATTTGACTGCCGCGGATTATGTGTTCATTCTAGACCCCTGGTGGAACCCGGCTGTAGAAACACAGGCCATAGACCGTGCACATCGTGTGGGACAAACGAAACGCGTCTTTGCTTATAAGCTGATTTGCCGTAATACGGTTGAAGAAAAAATTACGGAACTGCAGCAGCAGAAACGTGAATTGGCAGATGCGATCCTCGAAGAAAATCAGAGCGTACTTAAGAATCTGTCGAGTGATGATCTCGAACTGCTCTTGTCTTAA
- a CDS encoding lactate racemase domain-containing protein: MKNVHNTLTQQEVIQWFESHIPVEDYRYKSILLIVPDATRTAPLPLLFSTFHRILSPVAKQIDVLVALGTHPPMPEEDICQLLGISESERESKYKNVGLFNHEWDQPDKLTQIGTLTKEQTSAISEGLLEMDVPVTINSRIKDYDILQIMGPVFPHEVVGFSGGSKYFFPGISGPDLLNFFHWLGALITNVGIIGVKQTPVRQVVNLSAAMIPNDKRCITFVVAPDSSLYGLFYGTPESAWESAADLSGQIHIKRKPQPFKQVLSCAPLMYDELWVAGKCMYKLEPVVADQGELIIYAPHMKEISITHGTLIEKVGYHVRDYFTKQWNQFKDIPWGILAHSTHVRGTGSFEGGIEHPRVQVTLASQIPPELCEKINLGYRDPKSIDVESFANREEEGILLVRKAGEHLYRLENE, translated from the coding sequence ATGAAAAACGTCCATAATACTCTTACACAACAGGAAGTGATTCAATGGTTCGAGTCCCATATTCCTGTTGAAGATTATAGATATAAAAGCATTCTGCTTATTGTTCCCGATGCGACCCGAACCGCGCCGTTGCCTCTTTTGTTTTCGACCTTCCATCGAATTCTCAGCCCGGTTGCAAAACAGATCGACGTTTTGGTTGCACTCGGTACACACCCTCCGATGCCAGAGGAAGACATTTGCCAGTTATTGGGAATTTCCGAAAGCGAGCGTGAATCAAAATACAAGAATGTAGGGCTTTTCAATCATGAGTGGGACCAACCTGATAAACTCACTCAGATCGGAACGCTCACAAAAGAACAAACGTCTGCTATTTCTGAGGGACTTCTGGAAATGGATGTCCCTGTCACCATTAATTCTCGTATTAAGGATTATGATATCCTACAAATTATGGGGCCAGTATTCCCTCATGAAGTAGTCGGATTCTCTGGGGGAAGCAAATATTTCTTCCCGGGCATTTCCGGTCCCGATCTGCTGAATTTCTTCCATTGGTTGGGAGCCTTGATCACGAATGTGGGAATTATTGGAGTCAAGCAGACTCCCGTTCGACAGGTCGTAAACCTCTCTGCTGCAATGATTCCGAACGATAAGCGTTGTATTACTTTTGTGGTAGCACCGGATAGCTCCCTTTATGGTCTGTTTTATGGTACCCCTGAATCTGCCTGGGAATCTGCTGCAGATTTATCTGGTCAGATTCATATCAAACGCAAGCCCCAACCATTCAAACAAGTTCTTTCCTGTGCGCCACTGATGTATGATGAATTATGGGTTGCCGGAAAGTGTATGTACAAGTTGGAACCCGTTGTAGCAGATCAAGGAGAATTGATTATCTACGCCCCTCATATGAAAGAAATCTCAATTACACATGGAACATTGATCGAAAAAGTTGGTTATCATGTTCGTGACTACTTTACGAAACAATGGAACCAGTTTAAGGATATTCCCTGGGGGATATTAGCTCATTCCACTCACGTGAGAGGAACTGGATCATTTGAGGGTGGTATAGAACACCCTCGAGTACAAGTCACATTGGCATCACAAATTCCACCCGAACTTTGCGAAAAAATTAACCTTGGTTACCGAGATCCGAAAAGTATTGATGTGGAATCGTTTGCAAACCGTGAAGAAGAAGGTATTCTGCTGGTTCGAAAAGCAGGGGAGCACCTTTATCGCCTGGAGAACGAGTAG
- a CDS encoding inositol monophosphatase family protein: MNTHSESFELKARLELALSASEKARSLILKYYQSPDLKVDRKSDDSPVTIADRGAEELLREEIIRAFPEDSILGEELPPVEGTNEFKWILDPIDGTKPFTQGVPLFGTLMGLEENGKLVLGVCRFPALDEVVYAIKGSGAWWKIRDLEPRQAKVSEKSQLSESVFCTTTMTRWEKIGKQKAYEDLCRNSYLARGWGDCYGHMLVATGRADVMVDPVLSPWDAAALVPILEEAGGHWIDFDGNPSIYTGNGMAVNAALKDEVLRIISQ, encoded by the coding sequence ATGAATACACACTCTGAAAGCTTTGAATTAAAAGCACGACTCGAATTAGCTTTATCCGCCTCTGAAAAGGCCAGAAGCTTAATTCTCAAATACTATCAATCTCCCGATCTCAAAGTAGACCGCAAAAGCGATGATTCACCTGTCACCATCGCTGATCGCGGTGCAGAAGAATTACTAAGAGAAGAAATCATTCGAGCTTTCCCAGAAGACAGCATTTTGGGAGAAGAACTCCCTCCAGTAGAAGGCACGAACGAGTTCAAATGGATTCTTGACCCCATTGACGGCACAAAACCATTTACTCAGGGTGTCCCTCTATTTGGAACGCTCATGGGCTTAGAGGAAAACGGGAAACTCGTTCTCGGCGTGTGTCGCTTCCCTGCACTCGATGAAGTTGTGTATGCAATTAAAGGATCTGGGGCGTGGTGGAAAATTAGAGACTTAGAACCACGACAGGCAAAAGTTTCTGAAAAATCACAACTCTCTGAATCTGTGTTTTGCACAACAACCATGACCCGTTGGGAAAAAATCGGTAAACAAAAAGCATATGAGGATCTTTGCCGAAATTCCTACTTGGCTCGTGGGTGGGGAGACTGTTATGGTCATATGCTGGTCGCAACTGGGAGAGCTGATGTCATGGTCGATCCTGTTTTAAGCCCATGGGATGCTGCTGCTTTGGTTCCGATCCTTGAAGAAGCAGGGGGGCACTGGATCGACTTTGATGGCAATCCTTCCATCTACACAGGGAATGGAATGGCTGTGAATGCTGCTTTAAAAGACGAAGTTTTGCGGATCATTTCGCAATAA
- a CDS encoding metal-dependent hydrolase, which yields MAGYKEHISVSGMLGIGYGTIASLLLGFTPAQGILAGVLTWIGGMLPDLDSETGRPVRELFGLTAAIASFVAMRSMVRIGADPDAALLAAAITYAAVRYGASALMAKFAVHRGMFHSLPALIIAGEAVFLAYTSESYAVKFLMAGGVCLGFFSHLVLDEVYSVERKGAKIRLKKSAGTAIKWFGKGLFGNAVAYAILFTLTYITLVESGILIPPQQVAPTENSKPIQQASPFEFMRR from the coding sequence ATGGCCGGTTACAAGGAACATATCAGTGTTAGTGGAATGCTAGGCATTGGATATGGAACAATCGCCTCTCTACTATTAGGCTTCACACCCGCTCAGGGAATATTAGCAGGCGTCCTCACCTGGATTGGCGGGATGCTACCAGATCTGGATTCTGAAACAGGACGACCTGTAAGAGAACTTTTTGGTTTGACTGCAGCCATTGCCTCATTTGTGGCAATGCGCAGTATGGTTCGAATCGGAGCCGACCCTGATGCTGCTCTGTTGGCAGCAGCGATTACTTATGCGGCGGTACGATATGGTGCTTCTGCCTTAATGGCGAAATTTGCCGTTCATCGAGGAATGTTTCATAGTCTTCCCGCTCTAATTATTGCAGGCGAAGCAGTTTTCCTGGCATACACTAGTGAATCTTATGCAGTAAAATTTTTAATGGCCGGGGGTGTCTGCCTGGGCTTCTTTTCTCATCTTGTGCTGGACGAAGTCTATAGTGTTGAGCGCAAGGGGGCGAAAATCCGTCTGAAAAAATCTGCAGGAACCGCGATAAAATGGTTTGGAAAAGGACTCTTTGGGAATGCTGTCGCTTATGCGATTCTATTTACCCTCACCTATATTACCTTAGTTGAATCAGGTATACTCATCCCGCCACAACAAGTCGCACCTACAGAAAACTCAAAGCCTATCCAACAAGCATCCCCCTTTGAATTCATGCGTCGATAA
- a CDS encoding carbon-nitrogen hydrolase family protein — MKIAGIQMDVSLMEKEQNLNRVIEKMNETASQGANLSVFPECALTGYCFASLEEAIPFAEPIPGPSTQKLQQVCRELDHSIVIGMLELTEKKQGVYNAAVLITPEEVLGNYRKIHLPFLGVDRFATPGDREFDVYKHPQAIIGLNICYDSAFPESSRVMSLLGADLITLPTNWPSGAECMAEHGINMRAMENGIYYCAINRVGLERGFQFIGKSSICAPSGESLVRASGTDEEILYATIDPAIARNKRVDRVPDLHVIDRLADRRPEMYEKIIEPHGLHPPGRN; from the coding sequence ATGAAAATTGCTGGCATTCAAATGGATGTTTCTTTGATGGAAAAGGAACAAAATCTAAATCGTGTGATTGAAAAAATGAACGAAACCGCGTCCCAGGGTGCCAACCTTTCCGTATTCCCGGAATGCGCATTAACCGGTTACTGTTTCGCCAGTTTAGAAGAAGCCATCCCTTTTGCGGAACCAATACCTGGTCCATCTACACAAAAATTACAACAGGTTTGCCGTGAATTAGATCATTCCATCGTGATTGGAATGCTTGAACTGACAGAAAAAAAACAGGGGGTTTATAACGCTGCTGTTCTCATCACACCAGAGGAAGTCTTAGGGAATTATCGGAAAATTCATCTTCCATTTCTCGGAGTTGATCGATTTGCTACTCCCGGTGATCGTGAATTCGATGTCTACAAGCACCCTCAAGCAATCATTGGTCTCAATATCTGCTACGATAGTGCCTTTCCTGAATCGTCCAGAGTCATGTCTCTTTTGGGAGCCGATTTGATCACACTTCCGACAAACTGGCCTTCCGGAGCTGAATGTATGGCAGAACATGGAATCAATATGCGCGCAATGGAGAATGGAATTTATTATTGTGCCATCAATCGGGTCGGTTTGGAGCGCGGGTTTCAATTTATCGGCAAGAGCAGCATTTGTGCTCCTTCCGGCGAGAGTTTAGTTCGCGCTTCCGGTACAGATGAAGAAATCCTGTATGCTACCATTGATCCAGCGATTGCTCGTAATAAAAGAGTCGATCGTGTACCTGATTTGCATGTGATTGACCGTCTGGCAGACAGACGGCCTGAAATGTATGAGAAGATTATCGAACCGCATGGCTTACACCCTCCCGGTCGTAATTAA
- a CDS encoding YfhO family protein, translated as MTSKLFQNAIAALVLALISGLCFQVLLINPSDVLVGSQDNGHNDTTNTFIALKNYQKDSIERQQHIPYWNPYSLLGVPVLGNPQTSLFYPGNWIFFFTNALSTMSWVLIFHHWWAGWGTYLLARKYQLNFFSSILSGIIFLAAPYFVAKTGEGHFTSITQIAWFPWIFYGYELLIEGRKKAPAVMAIFIALAFFCGHVQEVYYLLLFLTASIVIESVIAFFQKNRKVDSDQLVHDQIKPEKSSISYSAGSLLKSWLITGILTVGLVAIDLVPVYIYTQQAVRASGIDAIALKSGSLSLPSLLQLLDPFVWGGPDHYRGSGGYYWEAVCYFGCLPLLLACVGILTSIRNRTVLRLFLIGLTSFLLAFGPHLQFYTLLYDIVPGFSMFRMPARLLWICSLIIALLAGFGCESIMSLCLNTVKKRYRILSLIGLVTTSLLLFYLIYSSQGVISFEVAPQQVFKIQLISFFVAVLTLSIAVFSASFSHKSAICGSLLLCVVATGELTLHSNHILRSIPQSSFRAETKITKFLKANLGQHRVLVGQKLMSDREAWDNQILKVQGYEPVPLVRLGLLAAAAFPQPDAALMMAGYSKPQLSTARKPILDLMSVKYAVLETEKPIEIDGWKIVDQGSIPEEFALRDSEPATLPYLILENVNPLPRAYLIGNTKTLNPNEPSKQIVETIAKLQPKNEVFLQADILPQGKRQSYKAATIKSAGPDHLEIQAELDTPGYLILSDIYYPGWSAHVKDKSIPILPANFSLRAIPLPAGKHVVQLSFTPPGFKIGRIISLTTLAVILILLLMSSRSSKEVKPN; from the coding sequence ATGACTTCCAAACTGTTTCAAAATGCAATAGCAGCTTTGGTACTTGCTCTCATTTCCGGACTTTGCTTTCAAGTATTGTTGATTAACCCAAGTGATGTTCTCGTAGGATCGCAAGATAACGGCCATAACGATACGACAAACACCTTCATTGCATTAAAAAACTATCAAAAAGACTCGATTGAACGACAACAACATATTCCGTATTGGAATCCTTACTCCTTACTGGGAGTTCCTGTTCTAGGAAATCCTCAAACATCGCTATTTTATCCAGGCAACTGGATATTCTTTTTTACAAATGCGCTATCCACAATGAGTTGGGTTCTCATATTTCATCACTGGTGGGCCGGGTGGGGTACCTATCTACTCGCTCGAAAATATCAGTTGAACTTTTTCAGTTCTATATTATCAGGAATCATCTTTCTGGCTGCGCCCTACTTTGTCGCCAAAACGGGAGAGGGCCATTTTACATCGATCACTCAAATTGCCTGGTTCCCTTGGATTTTTTATGGCTATGAACTTTTGATCGAAGGTCGCAAAAAAGCACCTGCTGTCATGGCTATTTTCATTGCTCTCGCTTTTTTCTGCGGACATGTTCAAGAAGTTTACTACCTGCTTCTCTTTTTAACAGCTTCCATCGTGATCGAATCTGTAATCGCTTTCTTTCAGAAAAATAGGAAAGTCGATTCTGATCAACTCGTTCATGATCAAATCAAACCTGAGAAGAGTAGTATTTCCTATTCAGCCGGTAGCTTACTCAAGAGTTGGCTAATCACCGGAATTTTAACAGTCGGGCTGGTCGCCATTGATCTGGTACCAGTTTATATTTACACCCAGCAAGCGGTCAGAGCCAGTGGTATTGATGCCATAGCGTTGAAAAGCGGGAGTCTCTCCCTTCCGAGCTTGTTACAGTTACTGGATCCCTTTGTATGGGGAGGGCCAGATCACTACAGAGGGTCAGGTGGATATTATTGGGAAGCGGTTTGTTATTTTGGTTGTCTGCCTTTGCTACTCGCGTGCGTAGGGATATTGACTTCGATCCGAAACCGAACTGTTCTTCGATTGTTTTTGATTGGTTTGACTTCGTTTCTGTTGGCGTTCGGCCCTCATTTGCAATTCTATACATTGCTATATGACATCGTTCCCGGATTTTCCATGTTCCGAATGCCTGCGCGGTTACTGTGGATCTGCTCGCTAATCATTGCCTTGCTGGCAGGCTTTGGCTGTGAATCAATTATGTCGTTATGCCTTAATACTGTTAAAAAGAGATATCGAATTCTCTCTTTAATTGGCTTGGTCACCACCTCACTTCTCTTATTTTATCTGATTTATTCATCGCAAGGTGTCATTTCTTTCGAAGTTGCCCCTCAACAAGTATTTAAGATCCAACTCATCTCATTTTTCGTTGCTGTTCTAACGCTTTCAATCGCAGTTTTTTCAGCATCTTTCTCACATAAATCAGCCATCTGTGGATCTCTACTGCTTTGTGTTGTTGCTACGGGAGAACTTACTCTGCATAGCAATCATATTTTAAGATCAATTCCACAATCATCGTTTCGAGCAGAAACAAAAATCACGAAGTTCTTGAAAGCAAATCTGGGACAACACAGAGTCCTCGTCGGCCAAAAGCTAATGAGTGATCGAGAAGCATGGGATAACCAGATACTCAAAGTTCAAGGATATGAGCCAGTACCTCTTGTACGTCTTGGGTTATTGGCGGCGGCGGCCTTTCCTCAACCGGATGCTGCACTGATGATGGCGGGATATAGTAAGCCACAGCTTTCTACAGCACGCAAACCAATCTTAGATCTCATGAGCGTGAAATACGCTGTTTTGGAAACTGAGAAACCTATTGAAATCGATGGCTGGAAAATCGTTGATCAAGGATCCATCCCTGAGGAGTTTGCTTTGCGAGATTCCGAACCAGCCACATTACCGTACCTGATTCTCGAAAACGTGAATCCATTACCAAGAGCATATTTAATTGGAAATACCAAAACCTTAAATCCCAATGAACCAAGTAAACAAATCGTCGAAACCATCGCAAAACTACAGCCAAAGAATGAAGTATTCCTGCAAGCTGATATCCTGCCCCAAGGCAAACGGCAATCCTATAAAGCAGCTACCATTAAGAGTGCAGGCCCTGATCACCTGGAAATACAGGCTGAGTTAGATACACCAGGCTATCTTATTCTCTCCGACATTTATTACCCGGGCTGGTCTGCACATGTCAAAGATAAATCAATTCCAATTTTACCTGCCAATTTTTCATTGCGAGCGATTCCTCTTCCAGCCGGTAAACATGTGGTTCAACTCTCATTCACTCCGCCAGGATTCAAGATTGGTCGCATCATTTCGCTGACCACTCTCGCTGTGATACTCATCTTATTGCTAATGTCTTCACGTTCGTCCAAAGAGGTTAAGCCGAACTAA
- a CDS encoding class I SAM-dependent methyltransferase encodes MDPGHLTELIELEENYWWHVAKRKLVTEILTSEFPAPGLIIEGGIGSARNLLEFSQLGYEVTGFDLMEDAVEHGRSRGLNNLFVHELSQPWPVPPATAKAVLLLDVMEHMENPVQLLKNAKETLADNGGIIITVPAYPMLYSDWDRKLGHFRRYTKSKFREHAEQAGLKVKWLTYWNSFTLPAAIAIRGKDKILKRTDDSPPRFARVSRFTNACLKSCANIERKLIHSTGVPFGLSLVGVLVK; translated from the coding sequence GTGGATCCCGGACATCTCACTGAACTTATTGAATTAGAAGAGAATTATTGGTGGCACGTTGCTAAACGTAAGTTGGTAACTGAAATTCTAACCTCCGAATTTCCCGCTCCCGGCTTAATTATCGAAGGGGGAATTGGTTCTGCACGTAACTTACTGGAATTCAGCCAACTAGGATACGAAGTGACTGGATTTGACCTCATGGAAGATGCAGTAGAACATGGGCGTTCGCGTGGATTAAACAATCTCTTCGTACACGAACTCAGTCAACCTTGGCCCGTTCCTCCGGCCACTGCAAAAGCGGTGCTTCTGTTAGATGTCATGGAGCATATGGAGAACCCGGTTCAGTTATTAAAAAATGCTAAGGAAACATTAGCTGACAATGGTGGGATCATTATTACAGTCCCCGCTTACCCCATGCTCTATTCGGACTGGGATCGAAAATTGGGACATTTCCGACGCTACACAAAATCAAAATTTCGTGAACATGCTGAGCAAGCAGGCTTGAAAGTAAAATGGTTGACATACTGGAATTCGTTTACTTTACCCGCTGCTATAGCGATTAGAGGAAAAGATAAAATTCTGAAACGTACTGATGATTCTCCTCCGCGCTTTGCCAGAGTTTCACGATTTACAAACGCCTGTCTGAAATCGTGTGCCAATATTGAACGTAAACTAATTCATTCGACAGGAGTCCCATTTGGCCTTTCACTGGTAGGAGTATTGGTCAAATGA